The nucleotide sequence GAACCTGGGCGTCGAAGGCGTTGATGGCGCGGGTCTGCATCGGAGGCTCCTCGAAACTGCTTTCCTCTTCTCTCTGAGCCGCCGCCTGTGCTCAAACGATTCTTTCTCGACTTTTGCCGCAGAAAAACTATCGTGAAACTGGTCGGACCCTCGCCGCTGTTGGAGTTTCCATGAGCTACCGCCTGCCGCCGCTGAACGGTCTGCGCGCGTTCGAGGCCGCCGGCCGGCACCTCAGCTTCAAGCAGGCGGCGGAGGAGCTGTCGGTAACCCCCGGCGCCGTCAGCCAGCAGGTCAAGCATCTGGAACAGGCGATGGGCGTGCCCTTGTTCAAGCGCCTGCACCGCAGCCTGATCCTGACCGCCCATGGCGAGGCGTTGCTGCCGGTGGTCGCCGACGTCTTCGAACGGCTATCCGCGGTCGCCGACGAGGTTGCGGAGGGGATGGAGGCCCGCGCCCTGCGGCTCGGCATCTCGCGGCATCTGACGGAGGAGCCGGCCCGGCTGCTCGCCCAATTGGCGGGCAGACGTCATCCCCCTGATTTCGTCCAAGTCCAGACCAGTGACGATGTCGCCGAGCTGCTGAGCGGCGGCCTGGACGCGTTGCTCCGGCCGGCCCCGGCCAGCCATCCCGGCATGCATGTCGAAACGCTGACGCTGGCGGACGGCTTCGCACCGCACCGCGAGGCGGTGCTGATCCTATGGCCCGGTCTGGCCCGCTGCCGCGAGGTGCGCAAGGTGAAGGCTCTGCTCGGCAGGCAGTGAGACCCGCCGCTCAGTTGTCCAGCATGTCGTCGTGATAGAGGACGTGGTTGCGCTGGAAATTCTGCCACAGCTCCACCAGCCGTGGATCGTTGAAGTGGACCGTATGGTCACGCACGAGGCAGAGCTGCATCAGCCCGCGGATGTCCAGGTTGAAGCCGCGCAGGTGCGACAGGTCCCAGCCGCGGCCGTAACGGTCGCCCCAGCGCGACAGGAAGGTCGCCATGTCCTGGGCCAGCGCGGTGCCCTTCATCGGCGTGCCGACCGACGCGGCGCCGGGCGCCCGCTCGACGATCTGCAGCACCCGCTCCGGCAGGATCTCGCAGCGGCCGCCCGCCGACCAGATGCGCAGCGCAAGGTCGGGGTCGGTGAAATGGGCGCGGTAGTCGTCGGAGAAATAGCCGCCGACCGCCTCCAGCGTGCTGCGCCGGACGAAGGGATAGTAGGGGTAATAGAGGCCGAAGACCGTGCCGATCAGGAAATCCATGCGGTGCAGCCCGACCGACAGCAGCGGATTTTGCTTCTCGCGCTCCTGCAGGAAGGCCAGCGCCTTGTCGGCCCAGCCGGCGACCAGCCGGGCGTCGTCGGACATGGCGACGATGATGTCCCCGGTCGCGGCCCCGTAGCCGATCTTGTGGGCGTGGCAGTTGCCGCGCGGCGTCTCCTCCCTCACCCAGCGGATGCGCTGCCCGTTGACCTCGAAGGGGTGACGACCACCAGCTCGTAGTCGAGCCCCTGCGAGGCGGCGAAGATGCTGCGGATGGTGGCGGCCAGCGCCTCCGGGAACAGGCCGGGGAGGATCAGGCTGATCTTCATGGCGATCCTCGCTCCGGCCGGACGCGCCCGGCGGCTGGTTGACGGGCCGGCGGCAGGCGTCCCATCGGCAGGCGTCCCGTCACAGGGCCTGCTGGATGCCCTTCACGAACTGGGGCAGCCCGACCTGACGGCGGCGGCGCAGCCGCTCGGCGCGCAGGATGGCCTCCACCGACGCCACGCTCTCGTCCACGTCGTGGTTGACGATGACATAGTCGTACTCGGCCCAGTGGCTGATCTCGTCCGAGGCCTTGGCCATGCGCTGGGCGATCACCTCGGCGCTGTCCTGGGCGCGGGTGTGCAGCCGGCGCTCCAGCTCCGCGCCGGAGGGCGGCAGGACGAAGACGCTGACCAGATCGTCCCGCGCGTTCTGGGCAAGCTGCTGGGTGCCCTGCCAGTCGATGTCGAACAGCACGTCGCGGCCCGACGCCAGCGCATCCTCCACGGCGCCCTTCGGCGTGCCGTAGCAGTTGCCGAAGACGCGGGCGTGCTCCAGCAGCTCGCCGGCATCGACCATGCGGTCGAAGGTCGGCAGGTCGATGAAGAAATAGTCGCGGCCCGGGACCTCGCCGGGGCGCATCGGCCGGGTGGTCACCGACACCGACATGGCGATGCCGGGATCGCGGTCCAGCAGGCGGCGCGAGATCGTGGTCTTGCCTGCCCCGGACGGGGAGGAGAGGACCAGCATCAGGCCGCGGCGGGAAACGTCGTTTCTGATCGGAGCCATAACCGTCACTCGATGTTCTGGACCTGCTCGCGAAGCTGCTCGATCGTCGCCTTCAGCGAGAGGCCGATGCGGGTCAGTTCCACGTCCGCCGACTTGGAGCAGAGCGTGTTGGCCTCGCGGTTGAATTCCTGGCAGAGGAAGTCGAAGCGGCGGCCGATGGCACCGCCCTCCGCCATCATTTCCCGCGCGGCCTGGATATGGGCGCGCAGCCGGTCCAGCTCCTCGCGGACATCGGCCTTGGTGATGAGGATGGCCGCCTCCTGCGCCAGCCGCTCCTCCGGCAGGCCGGGGGCGGCGTTCAGCAGGGCGGCGAGCTGGTTGCGCAGCTTCTCGCGCAGCGCCTCGGGCTGGGTGGCGGCGCAGGCGCCCGCCGCGTCGACCAGCCGGGCGATCTCGTCGAGATGGCCGGTGAGCACCACGGCGAGCCGGTTGCCCTCCGCCGCGCGGGCCTCCACCAGCCGGTCGAGCAGCCGGGTCAAATCCGTCTTCAGCGCCGCCTCGACACGCTCGCGCGCCTCCGTCTCGTCCTCCTCCACCGGCTCGATGATGCCGCGCACGGCGAGCAGGGAATCGAGCCGCGGCGCCGCGGCCCCCGCCCCTCGATCTCCCGCGCCAGGTCCAGCACCTGGGCCAGCAGGTCGCGGTTGATGCGGAGCTGCGACACCGACTGGGTGCGGTTGACCGTCAGCGTCAGGTTGACGTTGCCGCGGGCCAGCCGCTTCGGCATCTCGGTCCGCGCCGCCGCCTCGATCGAATCGAAGCCCGAGGGCAGCCGGCAGCGGAGGTCCAGCGAGCGGCCGTTGACGCTCTTCGCCTCGAAGGTCCAGGTATAGCCCTCGCCGTGGCCGTCCACGCGCGCGAAGCCGGTCATGCTGGCGACGACGGGGCGCTGAGCGGAAGTTTTGGCGGGCAAGGCGACCTCGGCTACTAACTGTGGGGGTGGGCACCTTATAACCGTGGCGTGACGCTGCAACAAGCTCAGAGGGGGAACGGCGCATGCGGGCTCCGCGTTCCGTGGTCATCACCGGCGGGTCGAGCGGCATCGGGGAGGCGCTGGCGCTGCTCTACGCGGCGCCGGGGGTGGCGCTGGCGCTGACCGGCCGCGACGCCGCCCGGCTGGAGGAGGTCGCGGCGCGCTGCCGCGCCGAGGGGGCGACGGTGACGACCGCCCGTCTCGACTCGTCGGACCGGGCCGGCATGGCCGACTGGCTGGCCGAGGTGGATGCGCGGACGCCGGTCGACCTGCTGATCGCCAATGCCGGCATCTCCGCCGGGACCGGCGGCGGGATGGAGACGGAGGAGCAGGCACGGCGCATCTTCGCCGTCAACCTCGACGGCGTGCTGAACACGGTCCATCCGCTGCTGCCGGCGATGCGGGTGCGGCGGCGCGGCCAGATCGCGCTGATGAGTTCGCTGGCCGCCTTCCGCGGCTTTCCCGGCGCCCCGGCCTACTGCGCCTCCAAGGCGGCCGTGCGGGTCTATGGCGAGTCCCTGCGCGACGATCTGGCGGCGGAGGGGGTCGGCGTCTCGGTGATCTGCCCCGGCTTCGTGAAGAGCCGGATGACCGCCGTGAACCGCTTTCCCATGCCCTTCCTGATGGAGACCGAGGCTGCCGCCCGCGTCATCCGCCGCGGGCTGGAGCGCAACAGGGCGCGCATCGCCTTTCCGCTGCCGATGGCGGCGTCGGTCTGGCTTCTCTCCCTGCTGCCGCCGGGCTGGACCGACGGTCTGCTGGTGCGGGCGCCGCGGAAGGGCGGTCAGGCCCGGCGGTAGCCCCAGACCGAGGCCGGCGGCACGTTCAGCGGCGTGAAGCCGACCCGCTCCCCCGTCAGGCCCAGGGCCTGCCGGTTCAGCGGCGAATGCGGCATGTAGGTGTAGAGCAGGAAGCGGCTGCCCGCCGGCATGATGCGGAAGGTGGCGTCCAGCACCTCGCGCTGGAACTCCAGCGGGAAGGTGATCATCGGGATTCCGATGATGACGGTGCCGACCCTGCCGGACAGCTCCGGCCCCAGCACCTCGGCCGCCTTGCGGCAATCCTCGGCGATCACCGTGACGTCCGGGTAATGGCCGCGCAGGAAGCCGGCGAGCTCGCGGTCGATCTCGAAGCTGTAGACGCGGTCGCCGGGAATGCCGGCCTCCAGGATGGCGCGGGTGACGGCGCCGGTGCCGCCGCCGAACTCGACGACCACCTGATCGGGACCGCAGACGAGGTTGCGGCCGATGATCCGGCGCAGCGAGGGCGAGGACGGGGTGATCGAGCCCATCGCCAGCGGGTTGGCCAGCCAGCGCTTGAAGAACAGCCACTTGGCGTTCGGGGCGTCGTTCCGGTCGGCGGAAAGGTCGGTCGGATGCATGATCGGTCTTTCGGCGTTGGCGGTTGAGTGGAATTCTCGGGGCCATAACACGCGGGGGACCTTGCCGGTCCCGTGCCAGACGAACCTGACAGACCTTATGTCCGAAACGATGCTCCGGCCGCAACCGAAGGCTTGGCCGTTACAATGAAACCTTCGTTACAACTGTGACGATCAGGAGAAAAGCTGCTGGCCGGCGTAGGAAATACTGCTGGCGACCAGGGCGAAGAAGCTGAAGGCGGCCACCGTCAGGCCGAGCCCGACGCCGATCGCCGCCCCGTCCCGCTCGATCAGGCCGAGCGAGATCAGCACCAGCGCGAAGCCCGGCAGCCAGCCGGTCAGCGGCAGGGGGACGATGCAGGTGATGGTGAGCAGCAGCAGCAGGAAGCCGAACCACCGCTCGCGGTCGATGGCGGCCAGCCGAGGCACGCGCGGCTTCAGCATGCGCTCGATCCAGCACAGCCGCGGCATGGCGGCATCGATCATGCGGCCGGCCATCGACCGGCTGACCGAGCAGCGCAGCAGCCAGTCCGGCAGCCGCGCGCCACGCCTGCCGAAGGCGAGCTGGGCGGCGAACAGCAGGATCGGCAGGTCGAACAGGCAGGAGACGCCGAGCGGCACCGGGGCGACCGTCGGCAGCGACAGGGCCAGCAGGATGGTGCCGAGCGAGCGGTCGCCGAGCGCCCGGATCAGGTCGCCCAGCGAAACGCGGCCGGCGGGCAGGGTGGCGCGGAACTGGGCGATGACGTCGGAGGTGCGCTCCGGTTCCCGGTCCGCCCCGGACTGCCCGGCCAGACCGGGGAAGTCCGCCTCGTCCGCCGTCACGGCGGGTTTGCGCCACGCCTGTCCGCTCACGCGCCGGCCTCCGCTGCCGCCATCTCGTAGGTCTCCAGCGCCTCCAGCCAGCTCTCCTCCGCGGCGGCGAGCTTCTTCTCGACGGCGCCGAGGTCGATCTGCAGCTTGGTCAGCGTGTCGGCCGGCCCGTCATAGAGGGCGGGATCGGACAGCCTGGTCTCGATCTTCCGCTTCTCCTCGCTCAGCCTCGTCACCAGCGCCTCGGCATCGGTGGCCTTGCGCTTCAGCGGGGCGAGGGCGGCGCGGGTCTCGGCGGCGGCGCGCCGCTGGTCCTTGCGGCTGGGGCCGCTGTCGGCGTCGCCCTTCGCCACCGCCCGCTCGACCTTCGCGCGGTCCAGCAGATAGCGGCGGTAGTCGTCGATGTCGCCGTCATAGGGCTTCACCGTGCCGTCGGCGACCAGCAGCAGCCGGTCGGCGGTCAGCTCGATCAGGTGGGGATCGTGGCTGATGAGGATCACCGCCCCCTGGAACCCGTTGATCGCCTCGATCAGCGCCTCGCGGCTGTCGATGTCCAGGTGGTTGGTCGGCTCGTCCAGCATCAGGATGTGGGGGGCCTCGCGGCTCATCAGCGCCAGCAGCAGCCGGGCCTTCTCGCCGCCGGACAGGTCGGCGATCCGCGTCTCCGCCTTGGTCTGCGGGAAGCCGAAACGGCCGAGATGGGCGCGGACCTTCTCCTCCGGCGCCAGCGGCATGGCGCGCTGGGTCTGCTGGATCGGCGTCAGCGACAGATCCAGCTCCTCCGCCTGATGCTGGGCGAAATAGCCGACGCGCAGCTTGGAGGAGCGGCGCATCTCGCCGTCCATCGGCTGCAGGCGGCCGGCCAGCAGCTTCACCAGCGTCGACTTGCCGTTGCCGTTGGCGCCGAGCAGCGCGATGCGGTCGTCCATGTCGATGCGCAGGTTGACCCGGCGCAGGATGGCCTTGTCGCCATATCCGATGGTGACCCCGTCCAGCGCGATCAGCGGCGGGGCCAGCTCGTCCGGCTGCGGGAAGTTGAAGACGACGTCCGGGTCGTCCTCCATCAGCGCGATGGTCTCCAGCTTCTCCAGCGCCTTCAGGCGGCTCTGCGCCTGGCGGGCCTTGGTGGCCTTGTAGCGGAAGCGCTCCACGAAGGCCATCATGTGCTTGCGCTTGGCCTCCTGCTTGGTCGCCATCGCCTGCAGCCGCTCCTGGTTGGCGCGGCGCTGCTTCAGGAACTGGTCGTAGTTGCCGGCATAGGTGACCAGCTTGCCCTGATCCACATGGATCGTGGTGGTCGGCACCTTGTTCAGCAGGTCGCGGTCGTGGCTGACCAGCAGGATGGTGTGCGGATAGGTCCGCAGATAGCCTTCCAGCCAGATCGTCGCTTCCAGGTCCAGGTGGTTCGTCGGCTCGTCGAGCAGCAGCAGGTCGGGCCGGGCGAACAGGACGCCGGCGAGCGCCACGCGCATCCGCCAGCCGCCGGAGAAGTCGGAGCAGGGCCGCGCCTGCGCCTCGGCATCGAAGCCCAGGCCGGAGAGGATCTGCGCGGCACGGGCCGGGGCGGAATGCGCCTCGATGTCGGCTAGCCGCGCATGGATCTCGCCGATGCGCAGGGGATCGGTCGCCGTCTCCGCCTCCTCCAGCAGGGCGGTGCGCTCCTTGTCGGCGGCGAGCACGGTGTCGATCAGGCTGACCGGGCCGGACGGCGCCTCCTGCGCCACCATGCCGATCTTCATCCCGGCGGGGACGGTGATGGCGCCCGCATCCGTCTGGAGCTGACCGGCGATCAGCTTCAGCAGGGTCGATTTGCCGGTGCCGTTGCGCCCGACCAGCGCCACGCGGTGGCCCTTCGGCACCACCGCGGTCGCCCGGTCGAACAGAACGCGCCCGCCGAAGCGGAAAGTCAGGTCGTTGATGTGCAGCATGTCAGTGGCGGATGTACCACGGGGGCGGGGGCGATTTGAAGCGGCGGCACGTCCGGGGCGCATTCTTGCCCCCGGCCGCGCTCCGGTCCGCCCCCAGATGGGGGCGCTTTCGGCGAAGAGAAGGGGCCCGGTGCAACGAACCGGTTGCCGAGGCGGGAAAGCCCGCCTATAAAGCCGCGCAACGGCGCCCCGGACCTGCGGAAGGCGCCTTTTAAGCTTTCGCAACAGGAGCCCACCATGGCCGTCGAACGGACCCTCTCGATCATCAAGCCCGATGCCACCCGTCGCAACCTGACCGGCAAGATCAACGCCAAGTTCGAGGAAGGCGGGCTGCGCATCGTCGCCCAGAAGCGCCTCCAGCTCTCCAAGGCCCAGGCCGAGCAGTTCTACGGCGTGCATCGCGAGCGTCCGTTCTTCAACGACCTCGTCTCCTTCATGATCTCCGGCCCGGTGGTCGTGCAGGTCCTGGAAGGCGAGAACGCCATCGCCCGCAACCGCGAGATCATGGGCGCCACCAACCCGGCCAACGCCGCCGAGGGCACCATCCGCAAGGAGTTCGCCGAGTCGATCGAGGCCAACTCGGTCCACGGTTCGGACGCTCCGGAGACGGCGGCCCAGGAAATCGCCTTCTTCTTCTCGGGCATCGAGCTGGTCGGCTGATCGTCCGACCCGGCTGATCCGGTCCTGATGCAGGGGCCATCCCGCCGCCCGGCGGGATGGCCTTTTGCGTTCCGGGATCCCCTTTTCGCGTTTGTGGACAGTCGGACTAAACTGGCGTATCTCCGAAGATTGCGCCGGCCGGCGGCCGGACGGAACAGCAGGAGAGCCCAGCTTTGCAAAGCCAGACCCCGAACCCGATCGTCGCAGCGCTGCTGGAGCCGCTGCCTTCGCTGGTCCAGGGCCGCATCGATCTGGGCGACCAGAACGTGGTGGAACTGCTGGTCCGCGGCTTCATCGACCACAGCCTCGCCGCCTTCCAGCGGGTGCTGCGCGGCGAGCAGGACGACGATTCGGCGATCGACGGCATCAACGCCCAGGCGATCGCGCTGAACACCGTCTTCCTCGGCCAGAGCGGTTTTCCGGAGGTGATCGTCCACCCCTGGAACACGGCGGAGCAGCTCGGCGCCTTCCTGCAGGACACGGTCCAGCTCGAATATCCCGAGGACGACTGCGTGCGCGCCCTGCTGATCCATCTGGCGACCCAGGTGATGCACGCGCTGCGCCTGCCCGAGGACCAGCGCCAGGAGGAGATCGAGGCGCTGACGCTCGACGCCACCGATCTGCTGCTCGGCCGCGCCCCGCAGGACGATGAGGACGCGGAGGTCATCATCGGCTAACGCCGGTCCCGATCGGTTGCCGGGCATCCGCCGGCCACCTCGAAACAAAAGCCCTTCCCCGGTGCCGGAGAAGGGCTTTTTCGATTCGTGGCCGGCGGCCTGCCGTCCGGACCGGCCCGGGCCTACAGCAGGAAGAGCGCCATCAGGGCCAGGAGGACAACCACTCCGACGGTGCCGATCTTGACGAAACGGGTGAAGGCCAGCCAGTTCTCGGTCCGCTCCCGCACGATCTCGTCGCTGACCGGGGGATGCTCGGTGCTCGCAACAGCCATGATGAACCCTCCTTGGTTTTCGTTGCCGACGATTGTGCCGCGACAGTTGGGAATCGCAACAGTTTCCGGCAAGGAGGGGCGGGAGCGCTTCAGAGCGGCGGGTTGATCACCGCCGGAACTTCGACCGCCGGTCCCCCGATCACCACGCGGTCGCCCTCCACCCGTGCCCGGCCCTCGGCCAGCAGGCGGACGGCATGCGGATAGAGCGCGTGTTCGCAGGCGAGGACCCGCTCGG is from Azospirillum thermophilum and encodes:
- the ndk gene encoding nucleoside-diphosphate kinase, whose translation is MAVERTLSIIKPDATRRNLTGKINAKFEEGGLRIVAQKRLQLSKAQAEQFYGVHRERPFFNDLVSFMISGPVVVQVLEGENAIARNREIMGATNPANAAEGTIRKEFAESIEANSVHGSDAPETAAQEIAFFFSGIELVG
- a CDS encoding ABC-F family ATP-binding cassette domain-containing protein; the protein is MLHINDLTFRFGGRVLFDRATAVVPKGHRVALVGRNGTGKSTLLKLIAGQLQTDAGAITVPAGMKIGMVAQEAPSGPVSLIDTVLAADKERTALLEEAETATDPLRIGEIHARLADIEAHSAPARAAQILSGLGFDAEAQARPCSDFSGGWRMRVALAGVLFARPDLLLLDEPTNHLDLEATIWLEGYLRTYPHTILLVSHDRDLLNKVPTTTIHVDQGKLVTYAGNYDQFLKQRRANQERLQAMATKQEAKRKHMMAFVERFRYKATKARQAQSRLKALEKLETIALMEDDPDVVFNFPQPDELAPPLIALDGVTIGYGDKAILRRVNLRIDMDDRIALLGANGNGKSTLVKLLAGRLQPMDGEMRRSSKLRVGYFAQHQAEELDLSLTPIQQTQRAMPLAPEEKVRAHLGRFGFPQTKAETRIADLSGGEKARLLLALMSREAPHILMLDEPTNHLDIDSREALIEAINGFQGAVILISHDPHLIELTADRLLLVADGTVKPYDGDIDDYRRYLLDRAKVERAVAKGDADSGPSRKDQRRAAAETRAALAPLKRKATDAEALVTRLSEEKRKIETRLSDPALYDGPADTLTKLQIDLGAVEKKLAAAEESWLEALETYEMAAAEAGA
- a CDS encoding glycosyltransferase family 2 protein, which produces MREETPRGNCHAHKIGYGAATGDIIVAMSDDARLVAGWADKALAFLQEREKQNPLLSVGLHRMDFLIGTVFGLYYPYYPFVRRSTLEAVGGYFSDDYRAHFTDPDLALRIWSAGGRCEILPERVLQIVERAPGAASVGTPMKGTALAQDMATFLSRWGDRYGRGWDLSHLRGFNLDIRGLMQLCLVRDHTVHFNDPRLVELWQNFQRNHVLYHDDMLDN
- a CDS encoding class I SAM-dependent methyltransferase, with product MHPTDLSADRNDAPNAKWLFFKRWLANPLAMGSITPSSPSLRRIIGRNLVCGPDQVVVEFGGGTGAVTRAILEAGIPGDRVYSFEIDRELAGFLRGHYPDVTVIAEDCRKAAEVLGPELSGRVGTVIIGIPMITFPLEFQREVLDATFRIMPAGSRFLLYTYMPHSPLNRQALGLTGERVGFTPLNVPPASVWGYRRA
- a CDS encoding SDR family NAD(P)-dependent oxidoreductase → MRAPRSVVITGGSSGIGEALALLYAAPGVALALTGRDAARLEEVAARCRAEGATVTTARLDSSDRAGMADWLAEVDARTPVDLLIANAGISAGTGGGMETEEQARRIFAVNLDGVLNTVHPLLPAMRVRRRGQIALMSSLAAFRGFPGAPAYCASKAAVRVYGESLRDDLAAEGVGVSVICPGFVKSRMTAVNRFPMPFLMETEAAARVIRRGLERNRARIAFPLPMAASVWLLSLLPPGWTDGLLVRAPRKGGQARR
- a CDS encoding aa3-type cytochrome c oxidase subunit IV → MAVASTEHPPVSDEIVRERTENWLAFTRFVKIGTVGVVVLLALMALFLL
- a CDS encoding LysR family transcriptional regulator gives rise to the protein MSYRLPPLNGLRAFEAAGRHLSFKQAAEELSVTPGAVSQQVKHLEQAMGVPLFKRLHRSLILTAHGEALLPVVADVFERLSAVADEVAEGMEARALRLGISRHLTEEPARLLAQLAGRRHPPDFVQVQTSDDVAELLSGGLDALLRPAPASHPGMHVETLTLADGFAPHREAVLILWPGLARCREVRKVKALLGRQ
- a CDS encoding exopolysaccharide biosynthesis protein, whose translation is MSGQAWRKPAVTADEADFPGLAGQSGADREPERTSDVIAQFRATLPAGRVSLGDLIRALGDRSLGTILLALSLPTVAPVPLGVSCLFDLPILLFAAQLAFGRRGARLPDWLLRCSVSRSMAGRMIDAAMPRLCWIERMLKPRVPRLAAIDRERWFGFLLLLLTITCIVPLPLTGWLPGFALVLISLGLIERDGAAIGVGLGLTVAAFSFFALVASSISYAGQQLFS
- the gmk gene encoding guanylate kinase — encoded protein: MAPIRNDVSRRGLMLVLSSPSGAGKTTISRRLLDRDPGIAMSVSVTTRPMRPGEVPGRDYFFIDLPTFDRMVDAGELLEHARVFGNCYGTPKGAVEDALASGRDVLFDIDWQGTQQLAQNARDDLVSVFVLPPSGAELERRLHTRAQDSAEVIAQRMAKASDEISHWAEYDYVIVNHDVDESVASVEAILRAERLRRRRQVGLPQFVKGIQQAL